In Pseudovibrio brasiliensis, the following are encoded in one genomic region:
- a CDS encoding MurR/RpiR family transcriptional regulator, with amino-acid sequence MTKSYQETIDQLTKAYPNLSKQLKKSAAYVLEYPSDVATLSMRQVAARAEVPPPTMNRLAKSLEFDTYNAMRDVYRGGFEDFSSNYPSRAGELQATHGTSDIEASLQSFKSAAIGNLKHLFDTIDRDHLQQIISSLATARHVVVVGMHASHSLANYLHYVASMCFRNWRLINRKNGEIADQVEYINADDVVVAISLNPCAADTVLVAKRAYEVGAKVIGITDTRTSPLATYSTDLLLTPVQSPHFFESYVATAALLEMILGFLVADSGQVVIDNITRLERCRNELGEYWPDH; translated from the coding sequence ATGACGAAAAGCTATCAGGAGACGATCGATCAACTCACGAAGGCCTATCCGAATTTAAGCAAGCAGCTCAAGAAGAGCGCGGCTTATGTGCTGGAGTATCCAAGTGACGTTGCAACACTCTCCATGCGGCAGGTCGCAGCCCGTGCGGAAGTCCCTCCCCCAACAATGAACCGGCTCGCAAAGTCATTGGAGTTCGACACCTACAACGCGATGCGCGATGTCTATCGCGGCGGGTTTGAGGATTTCTCCTCCAACTACCCGTCCCGCGCAGGTGAACTTCAGGCCACACACGGCACCTCCGACATTGAAGCCTCACTGCAAAGTTTCAAAAGCGCTGCCATCGGCAACCTGAAACACCTCTTTGACACCATCGACCGCGACCACCTGCAACAGATCATCTCGTCTCTGGCAACCGCTCGACACGTGGTTGTCGTGGGCATGCACGCCTCTCATTCACTGGCGAACTACCTCCATTACGTCGCCTCCATGTGCTTTCGTAACTGGCGCCTTATCAATCGAAAAAACGGCGAGATCGCGGATCAGGTCGAGTACATCAACGCTGACGACGTGGTCGTTGCAATCTCCCTGAACCCATGCGCCGCAGACACTGTGCTCGTTGCAAAGCGCGCCTATGAAGTAGGTGCAAAGGTCATCGGGATCACCGACACCCGCACCTCACCACTCGCCACTTACTCCACGGACCTCCTTCTCACACCAGTCCAGAGCCCGCATTTCTTTGAAAGCTACGTTGCAACGGCAGCCCTGCTTGAAATGATCCTCGGCTTTTTGGTGGCAGACAGCGGACAGGTCGTCATCGACAACATCACAAGGCTGGAACGTTGCCGCAATGAACTCGGCGAATACTGGCCAGACCACTAA
- a CDS encoding carbon-nitrogen hydrolase family protein, whose product MTKLSLLAGQINIPAMTTAEERDAHLRIVTAKLHQQLTAKPHDLVVLPELSTVDYSRAAFAELSVLAEDLDGPSIKAFGTLAKEHNTTIVFGMPRKAEDHFKISQVAVGPDGSVIGYYDKLHICQYGASMEKEYFEKGDHLFSFSVKGVKVAPIICYDIRIPELNRTLALQHGVDLILHSGAYARDESFFSWHDFVVTRALENQIFFLSLNRAGENFGNSTFCPPWTDENTPRVSFPQTDEHFASIELDTATLDQVREDYTFRKDLLKDYAGLQHQEPELLNQ is encoded by the coding sequence ATGACAAAGCTCAGTCTCCTTGCCGGACAGATCAACATCCCTGCGATGACAACAGCAGAGGAAAGAGATGCGCATCTGCGCATCGTGACCGCCAAGTTGCATCAGCAACTCACCGCAAAACCGCATGATCTGGTTGTTTTGCCTGAGCTTTCCACCGTCGACTACTCCAGAGCGGCCTTTGCAGAACTCAGCGTATTAGCGGAAGATCTTGATGGTCCATCCATCAAGGCATTTGGTACTCTGGCGAAAGAACACAACACCACCATCGTCTTTGGCATGCCGCGCAAGGCAGAGGATCACTTCAAGATCTCCCAGGTTGCCGTCGGACCAGATGGCTCTGTGATCGGTTACTACGACAAGCTCCACATCTGCCAGTATGGCGCCTCCATGGAGAAAGAGTATTTTGAGAAAGGTGATCACCTCTTCTCCTTCTCCGTAAAAGGCGTGAAAGTCGCGCCAATCATCTGCTACGACATCCGCATTCCTGAGCTGAACCGCACGCTGGCTCTGCAGCATGGCGTCGACCTGATCCTGCACAGCGGCGCCTATGCCCGTGATGAAAGCTTCTTCAGCTGGCATGATTTTGTAGTCACCAGAGCGCTGGAAAACCAGATCTTCTTCCTCAGCCTCAATCGTGCAGGTGAGAACTTTGGCAACTCCACGTTCTGCCCACCATGGACGGACGAGAACACACCACGTGTTTCCTTCCCGCAAACAGACGAGCATTTTGCAAGCATCGAGCTGGACACAGCAACGCTGGATCAGGTGCGCGAAGATTACACCTTCCGCAAAGACCTGCTGAAGGACTACGCCGGGTTGCAGCATCAAGAGCCTGAGCTCCTCAACCAATAG
- a CDS encoding enoyl-CoA hydratase-related protein, translating to MTDLPSLTDATLTLENRVATLTMNRHDLRNALTGSALIDDIVATAEWVNTCPEVSVLLLTGAGSAFSSGGNIKDMAERGGDFAGNVATVENHYRRGIQRIPLALQNVEVPIIAAVNGPAIGAGFDLANMCDIRLASTKAKFGETFLNLGIIPGDGGAWFMQRLIGYQRAAELTLSGRVINAEQAKEYGLVLAVYEPEELMNEANKMAMQFASQPPKATRLTKRLLKMAQRTELKDFLDLSACFQGMSHNEPEHLEAVHAFMAKMK from the coding sequence ATGACAGATCTGCCAAGTCTCACCGATGCAACTCTGACGCTTGAAAACCGCGTCGCGACATTGACCATGAACCGTCATGACCTGCGGAACGCGCTGACGGGATCAGCTCTCATCGACGACATTGTTGCAACTGCGGAGTGGGTGAACACCTGCCCTGAGGTTTCCGTCCTCCTCCTCACAGGCGCAGGCTCAGCCTTCTCCTCCGGTGGTAACATCAAGGACATGGCCGAGCGCGGCGGCGACTTTGCTGGCAATGTTGCGACTGTTGAAAATCACTATCGCCGTGGCATCCAACGCATCCCGCTCGCTCTGCAAAATGTGGAAGTGCCCATCATTGCAGCCGTCAACGGCCCTGCCATCGGTGCTGGCTTTGATCTTGCCAACATGTGCGACATCCGCCTGGCCTCCACCAAAGCCAAGTTTGGCGAGACCTTCCTGAACCTTGGCATCATCCCCGGCGATGGCGGTGCATGGTTCATGCAGCGTCTGATCGGCTACCAGCGTGCTGCTGAACTCACACTGTCAGGCCGTGTGATCAATGCCGAGCAAGCCAAAGAGTATGGCCTCGTGCTGGCTGTCTATGAGCCGGAAGAACTGATGAATGAGGCCAACAAAATGGCCATGCAGTTTGCCTCCCAACCACCAAAGGCCACCCGCCTCACCAAGCGCCTCCTGAAGATGGCCCAGCGCACAGAGCTCAAAGATTTCCTCGATCTCTCCGCCTGTTTCCAAGGCATGAGTCACAATGAACCTGAGCACCTGGAAGCCGTGCATGCCTTCATGGCAAAGATGAAGTAA
- a CDS encoding formate dehydrogenase subunit delta — MAPEKLTYMANQIASFFKHKPHDEAVEGIANHINDFWEPRMRLQLFDIVKDGGEGLSPLVVEAEPSIRRPAQ; from the coding sequence ATGGCGCCGGAAAAGCTCACCTACATGGCAAATCAGATCGCAAGCTTCTTCAAGCACAAGCCGCATGATGAAGCTGTTGAAGGTATTGCCAATCACATCAATGATTTCTGGGAGCCGCGGATGCGGTTGCAGCTGTTTGATATTGTGAAGGATGGCGGAGAGGGGCTTAGCCCGCTGGTGGTTGAAGCCGAACCGTCTATTCGCAGGCCTGCACAGTAA
- the fdhF gene encoding formate dehydrogenase subunit alpha codes for MTLIKETDYGTPQSTSEKNVTINVDGFDVTVPEGTSVMRASMEAGIQVPKLCATDMVDAFGSCRLCLVEIEGRRGTPASCTTLVEEGMKVRTQTDRLKGLRRGVMELYISDHPLDCLTCAANGDCELQDMAGAVGLRDVRYEADGQNHFKMRDGGGEVNACWKPKDESNPYFTYDPAKCIVCSRCVRACEEVQGTFALTITGRGFDSRVTAGMSESFLDSECVSCGACVQACPTGTLQEKSVIDIGQPERSVVTTCAYCGVGCSFKAEMRGDELVRMVPYKDGKANRGHSCVKGRFAYGYAAHQDRILNPMVRDSIDQPWREVSWDEALSFAATKMKGIQQQYGKEAVGVITSSRCTNEETYLVQKLTRAVFENNNTDTCARVCHSPTGYGLGQTFGTSAGTQDFDSVEHSDVVMVIGANPTDGHPVFGSRLKKRLRQGAKLIVIDPRRTDLVKSPHIKASHHLALRPGTNVAIVTALAHVIVTEGLFDEAFIQERCEWDEFQDYVEFVSDPANSPEAVELLTGVPAEEVRGAARLYARGGNGAIYYGLGVTEHSQGSTTVIGIANLAMLTGNIGKKGVGVNPLRGQNNVQGSCDMGSFPHELPGYRHVKNADVRDIYEKQWGVTISDEPGLRIPNMLDAAVEGTFKGLYVQGEDILQSDPDTKHVAAGLAAMECVIVHDLFLNETANYAHVFLPGSTFLEKDGTFTNAERRINRVRKVMAPRNGYADWEVTQLLANAMGANWTYTHPSQIMEEIAATTPSFANVTYDLLEEKGSVQWPCNEAKPEGTPTMHLDGFVRGKGRFIRTDYVATDERTGPRFPLLLTTGRILSQYNVGAQTRRTDNVVWHEEDLLEIHPHDAELRGIKDGDWIKLMSRSGETSLRANVTDRVSTGVVYTTFHHPTTQANVVTTDYSDWATNCPEYKVTAVQVSLSNGQTDWQEEYQEHAARSRRIEAAE; via the coding sequence ATGACCCTGATTAAAGAAACAGATTACGGCACTCCTCAATCGACTTCTGAAAAGAACGTCACAATCAACGTTGACGGCTTCGATGTCACAGTGCCTGAGGGAACCTCGGTGATGCGTGCTTCCATGGAAGCTGGCATTCAGGTTCCGAAGCTTTGTGCAACCGATATGGTTGATGCATTCGGCTCCTGCCGTCTGTGTCTGGTGGAGATTGAAGGCCGCCGTGGAACGCCTGCCTCCTGTACCACTCTGGTGGAAGAGGGGATGAAGGTTCGCACGCAGACGGATCGTCTGAAAGGCTTGCGCCGTGGTGTGATGGAACTTTACATCTCTGACCACCCGCTGGACTGTCTGACCTGCGCCGCCAATGGTGACTGTGAACTGCAGGATATGGCGGGCGCTGTTGGTCTGCGTGACGTGCGCTATGAAGCGGATGGGCAGAACCACTTCAAGATGCGTGATGGTGGCGGTGAGGTGAATGCCTGCTGGAAGCCGAAGGATGAGAGCAATCCATACTTCACCTATGATCCAGCCAAATGCATTGTTTGCTCACGCTGTGTACGTGCCTGTGAGGAAGTACAAGGCACGTTTGCGTTGACCATTACCGGGCGCGGTTTTGACTCTCGTGTGACCGCGGGCATGTCTGAGAGCTTCCTGGATTCTGAATGTGTGTCTTGCGGTGCCTGTGTGCAGGCCTGTCCGACAGGGACGCTTCAGGAGAAATCCGTGATCGATATCGGTCAGCCGGAACGCTCCGTTGTGACGACCTGTGCTTATTGTGGTGTTGGGTGCTCGTTCAAGGCGGAAATGCGTGGTGATGAGCTGGTGCGTATGGTGCCGTACAAAGACGGTAAAGCGAACCGGGGCCATTCCTGCGTGAAGGGGCGCTTTGCTTACGGGTATGCCGCTCACCAGGACCGTATTTTGAATCCGATGGTTCGTGACAGCATTGATCAGCCGTGGCGGGAAGTTTCCTGGGATGAAGCGTTGAGCTTTGCGGCGACCAAGATGAAGGGCATTCAGCAGCAGTACGGCAAAGAGGCTGTTGGGGTGATCACGTCTTCTCGCTGTACCAATGAAGAGACGTACCTGGTTCAGAAGCTGACCCGCGCTGTGTTTGAGAACAACAACACAGACACGTGCGCACGCGTCTGTCACTCCCCAACCGGTTATGGCTTGGGGCAGACCTTTGGTACATCTGCGGGAACGCAGGACTTTGACAGTGTTGAGCATTCTGATGTGGTGATGGTGATCGGGGCGAACCCGACCGACGGGCACCCGGTGTTTGGTTCTCGCCTGAAGAAGCGTTTGCGTCAGGGTGCTAAGCTGATCGTGATTGATCCGCGGCGGACTGATCTTGTGAAGTCTCCGCACATCAAAGCCTCGCACCATCTGGCGCTGCGTCCGGGCACAAACGTTGCCATTGTGACGGCACTGGCGCATGTGATTGTGACTGAGGGTCTGTTTGATGAAGCCTTCATCCAAGAGCGTTGTGAGTGGGATGAGTTTCAGGACTATGTTGAGTTCGTTTCTGACCCTGCCAACAGTCCGGAAGCGGTTGAGCTGCTGACTGGCGTTCCTGCCGAGGAAGTGCGCGGCGCGGCACGGCTTTATGCGCGTGGTGGTAATGGCGCGATCTATTACGGTCTTGGTGTGACGGAACACAGTCAGGGTTCTACCACTGTGATCGGCATTGCCAACCTTGCGATGCTGACTGGTAACATTGGTAAGAAGGGTGTTGGTGTTAACCCTCTGCGTGGTCAGAACAACGTGCAGGGTTCCTGTGATATGGGATCCTTCCCGCACGAGCTGCCGGGCTATCGCCATGTAAAGAACGCCGATGTCCGCGATATCTATGAAAAGCAGTGGGGCGTGACCATCTCCGACGAGCCGGGTCTGCGTATTCCGAATATGCTGGATGCGGCTGTTGAGGGCACGTTCAAGGGCCTTTACGTTCAGGGTGAAGATATCCTGCAGTCTGATCCTGACACCAAGCACGTGGCAGCAGGTCTTGCGGCCATGGAATGCGTGATCGTTCATGACCTGTTTTTGAATGAGACTGCGAACTATGCGCATGTGTTCCTGCCGGGATCCACTTTCCTTGAGAAGGATGGCACGTTCACAAACGCTGAGCGCCGGATCAACCGGGTGCGTAAGGTGATGGCACCGCGCAACGGCTATGCTGACTGGGAAGTTACGCAGTTGCTGGCCAATGCTATGGGGGCGAACTGGACCTACACTCATCCTTCACAGATCATGGAGGAGATTGCGGCAACCACTCCAAGCTTTGCCAATGTGACCTATGATCTTCTGGAAGAGAAGGGATCTGTTCAGTGGCCGTGTAACGAAGCGAAGCCGGAAGGCACGCCAACGATGCACCTTGATGGGTTTGTTCGTGGTAAGGGCCGTTTCATTCGTACCGATTATGTGGCAACGGATGAGCGAACCGGACCTCGCTTCCCACTTCTGCTGACTACTGGGCGTATCCTGAGTCAGTACAACGTGGGTGCACAGACACGGCGTACGGACAACGTGGTTTGGCATGAGGAAGATCTGCTTGAGATCCATCCACATGATGCTGAACTGCGCGGTATCAAGGACGGGGATTGGATCAAGCTTATGAGCCGTTCCGGTGAAACCAGCTTGCGCGCGAATGTGACGGATCGTGTGTCGACGGGTGTTGTTTACACCACGTTCCACCATCCAACGACACAGGCCAACGTGGTGACCACCGATTACTCTGACTGGGCTACCAACTGTCCGGAGTACAAGGTGACAGCGGTTCAGGTTTCTCTTTCCAATGGTCAAACGGACTGGCAGGAAGAATATCAGGAGCATGCTGCGCGTTCACGGCGGATTGAGGCTGCTGAATAA
- a CDS encoding formate dehydrogenase beta subunit has translation MGAVLYVPCDAAALAVGADRVADTLAEELSARGVDAQIVRNGSRGMHWLEPLVEVETERGRIAYGPVTPADIAGLLDTGLLEGADHALCHGLTEEMPFLKRQTRLTFSRCGITDPLSLEHYEAHHGFLGLKRSLEMTPAEIVQEVTDSGLRGRGGAGFPTGIKWNTVLKAQGDQKYIVCNADEGDSGTFSDRMIMEGDPFVLIEGMAIAGIAVGATKGYIYTRSEYPHAIAILHDAIQIARKAGILGPSVMGSEHAFDMEVREGAGAYVCGEETSLLNSLEGKRGIVRAKPPLPAIEGLFGKPTVVNNVMSLASVPIIMDRGARFYRDYGVGYSHGTIPIQLTGNIKNSGLFETAFGLTLNELIYDIGGGTLSGRPVKAVQVGGPLGAYFPPSLFDTIFDYEAFVERNGMIGHAGIVVFDDTVDMLKQARFAMEFCAIESCGKCTPCRIGSVRGVEVLDRIARGDQPEQQVELLTDLCDTMKMGSLCALGGFAPYPVMSSLTHFPQDFHVKPLTDAAE, from the coding sequence ATGGGTGCTGTCCTTTATGTTCCTTGTGATGCTGCGGCACTCGCGGTTGGTGCTGACCGGGTTGCCGATACGCTTGCGGAAGAGCTGAGCGCGCGCGGTGTTGACGCGCAGATTGTCCGTAATGGATCACGCGGTATGCATTGGCTGGAGCCGCTGGTTGAAGTTGAGACTGAGCGCGGTCGCATTGCTTACGGACCTGTGACACCTGCTGATATTGCGGGCCTGCTGGATACGGGGCTTTTGGAAGGTGCTGACCATGCTTTGTGCCATGGCCTGACTGAAGAGATGCCGTTTTTGAAGCGGCAGACGCGTCTGACCTTCTCCCGCTGTGGGATCACTGATCCGCTTTCTCTTGAGCATTACGAAGCGCATCACGGCTTCCTCGGCTTGAAGCGGTCTCTTGAGATGACGCCTGCTGAGATCGTGCAAGAGGTGACCGATAGTGGTCTGCGCGGTCGTGGTGGTGCGGGGTTCCCGACTGGTATCAAGTGGAACACCGTGCTGAAGGCGCAAGGCGATCAGAAGTACATTGTCTGTAATGCTGATGAAGGTGACAGTGGCACGTTCTCTGACCGGATGATCATGGAGGGTGATCCTTTCGTCCTGATCGAAGGGATGGCGATTGCCGGGATCGCTGTCGGGGCGACGAAGGGTTACATCTACACCCGCTCTGAGTATCCGCATGCGATCGCTATATTGCATGATGCGATCCAGATTGCGCGCAAGGCCGGTATTCTTGGGCCTTCCGTCATGGGCTCTGAGCACGCTTTTGATATGGAAGTGCGAGAAGGGGCTGGCGCTTATGTGTGTGGTGAAGAGACTTCACTGCTGAACAGCCTTGAAGGCAAACGCGGTATCGTGCGGGCCAAGCCTCCGCTTCCAGCGATTGAAGGCCTGTTTGGTAAGCCGACTGTGGTCAACAACGTGATGTCTCTGGCGTCCGTGCCGATTATCATGGATCGGGGCGCTCGGTTCTATCGTGACTATGGTGTTGGGTACTCCCACGGTACCATTCCTATTCAGTTGACAGGTAACATCAAGAACAGTGGTCTGTTCGAGACGGCTTTTGGCCTGACGCTGAACGAGCTGATCTATGACATTGGCGGAGGTACTTTGAGTGGTCGCCCGGTGAAGGCGGTTCAGGTTGGTGGGCCGCTGGGTGCTTACTTCCCGCCATCCCTGTTTGACACGATCTTTGATTATGAGGCGTTTGTTGAGCGCAATGGCATGATTGGTCATGCGGGGATCGTGGTGTTTGACGATACTGTCGACATGCTCAAGCAGGCTCGGTTTGCCATGGAGTTCTGCGCTATTGAGAGCTGCGGCAAGTGTACGCCTTGCCGTATTGGTTCTGTGCGCGGTGTGGAGGTGCTAGACCGGATTGCCAGAGGTGATCAGCCGGAGCAGCAGGTTGAGCTGCTGACTGACCTTTGCGACACGATGAAGATGGGCTCGCTTTGCGCTCTTGGCGGGTTCGCTCCTTATCCTGTGATGAGCTCTTTGACGCATTTTCCGCAGGATTTTCATGTAAAGCCATTAACAGACGCCGCGGAGTGA
- a CDS encoding formate dehydrogenase subunit gamma yields MALQTQSQDIEKDTAAIIDVHEHQEGPLLPILHDVQAKFGYVPEDALLQIADRLNLSRAEVHGTMSFYHDFRTEPAGRHVLKVCRAEACQSLGGEKLAEDIQRDLGIKWHETTPDGKVTLEPVYCLGLCSCAPAAMMDGNLHGRLDEAAVLKLVEEVK; encoded by the coding sequence ATGGCCTTGCAGACGCAATCGCAGGATATAGAAAAAGACACGGCCGCGATTATTGATGTCCACGAACATCAGGAAGGGCCGCTCCTGCCTATCCTGCACGATGTGCAGGCGAAATTTGGTTATGTTCCCGAAGATGCGTTGTTGCAGATCGCTGATCGGTTGAACCTGAGCCGCGCCGAAGTTCATGGAACAATGAGTTTTTACCACGACTTTCGCACAGAGCCTGCCGGGCGCCATGTGCTGAAGGTTTGTCGTGCGGAAGCCTGCCAGTCTCTTGGCGGTGAGAAACTTGCTGAAGACATTCAAAGAGATCTTGGCATCAAATGGCATGAGACCACGCCTGACGGCAAGGTGACGCTGGAGCCGGTTTATTGCCTTGGCCTGTGCTCCTGTGCACCGGCTGCAATGATGGATGGCAACCTGCATGGGCGCCTTGATGAAGCTGCTGTGCTGAAGCTGGTTGAGGAGGTGAAGTGA
- a CDS encoding LysR family transcriptional regulator yields the protein MIDKLEMFIALAREKHFGKAADECGVTQPTLSANIKQLEEQLGVLLVLRGSRFQGLTPEGERVLEWARKLVADTRTMKQELKAVSDGQSGTLRIASIPTALTYVPEITTCFSEENPSVDFKVFSRPSSEILAQLENLEIDVGLTYLDNEPLGRVLQIPLYRERYCFVVAEGGPLSGSDHATLQDVSRVPLCLLTSDMQCRRIINNILHDVEVEPKPVLQSDSIMCLLAHVRTGRWGTIIPQAVAQTIASDHLEIIPISDPYASIMVGLIATQREPRAPLLDAFLKRVSRISQGQELST from the coding sequence ATGATCGACAAGCTGGAGATGTTTATTGCGCTGGCGCGTGAGAAGCATTTTGGGAAGGCGGCGGATGAGTGCGGTGTGACGCAGCCAACGCTGTCTGCCAATATCAAACAGCTTGAAGAGCAGCTGGGTGTTCTGCTGGTTTTGCGCGGCTCGCGTTTTCAGGGACTGACGCCTGAGGGCGAGCGCGTGCTGGAATGGGCGCGCAAACTGGTGGCTGATACACGGACCATGAAGCAAGAGCTTAAGGCGGTCAGCGATGGTCAGTCCGGCACCTTGCGGATTGCCTCTATTCCCACAGCTCTGACGTATGTTCCTGAAATCACCACATGCTTTAGCGAGGAGAACCCTAGCGTTGACTTTAAGGTGTTCTCACGCCCGTCATCGGAAATTCTGGCGCAGCTGGAAAATCTGGAGATCGATGTTGGGCTGACCTATCTGGACAATGAGCCTTTGGGCCGGGTTCTGCAAATCCCACTTTACCGTGAGCGCTACTGCTTTGTTGTGGCTGAGGGTGGGCCTCTTTCCGGCAGTGATCATGCCACCTTGCAGGATGTGAGCCGTGTGCCGCTTTGTCTGCTGACCAGTGACATGCAATGTCGGCGTATCATCAACAATATCCTTCATGATGTGGAGGTGGAGCCCAAGCCCGTTTTGCAGTCAGATTCCATCATGTGCCTGCTGGCGCATGTGCGCACCGGGCGGTGGGGAACGATTATCCCACAGGCAGTGGCGCAGACGATTGCCTCCGATCATCTGGAGATCATCCCGATTTCAGATCCTTACGCCAGCATCATGGTTGGCCTGATTGCGACACAGCGCGAGCCGCGCGCGCCACTTCTGGATGCCTTCCTCAAGCGTGTAAGCAGAATTTCGCAGGGGCAAGAGCTCTCTACGTGA
- a CDS encoding EamA family transporter, translated as MSVSIIMIILAAAMLHAIWNAIVKTAGDRTITLGLVAFGHVIPAAVMIAVLPLPEPESFGYVLLSTCIHFAYYYTLGQAYRHGDLSVVYPIARGIVPALVSLWAMLFVGEVLPFWAWFGIGLIAFGIQISSWSALRQGVGGAALGFAIATGVCISAYSLVDGVGVRLSGNTLSYWAWGAFLQVFIAAFIGIRRWSMLPTLSKKTWVLGLTGGVVSMIAYGLVLYAKNFAPLGAVSALRETSVIFAALIGFVLLGEGNWVRRMLAAVLMVAGVSFIGMNV; from the coding sequence ATGAGCGTTTCCATCATAATGATTATCCTTGCAGCGGCTATGCTGCATGCAATCTGGAATGCGATTGTAAAGACGGCGGGTGACCGCACAATCACGCTGGGGCTTGTGGCCTTTGGGCATGTGATCCCGGCAGCGGTGATGATTGCCGTGTTGCCGTTGCCTGAGCCTGAGAGCTTTGGCTATGTGTTGCTCTCCACCTGCATTCACTTTGCTTACTATTACACGCTGGGGCAGGCGTATCGCCATGGTGATCTGAGTGTGGTTTATCCGATTGCCCGCGGGATTGTTCCTGCACTGGTTTCTCTTTGGGCCATGCTGTTTGTGGGCGAAGTACTGCCGTTTTGGGCGTGGTTTGGTATCGGCCTGATTGCGTTTGGTATTCAGATCTCCAGCTGGTCTGCCCTGCGGCAGGGTGTTGGTGGTGCTGCGCTTGGCTTTGCCATTGCCACAGGTGTTTGTATCTCGGCTTATTCACTGGTGGATGGTGTGGGTGTTCGGCTTTCCGGCAATACCCTCAGCTATTGGGCATGGGGTGCGTTTTTGCAGGTGTTCATTGCTGCGTTTATTGGCATCCGCCGTTGGTCCATGCTGCCAACGCTTTCCAAGAAGACATGGGTGCTCGGGCTGACAGGGGGGGTGGTTTCCATGATCGCGTATGGTCTGGTTCTTTATGCCAAGAACTTTGCCCCGCTGGGCGCAGTGTCTGCGCTGCGGGAAACCTCCGTTATCTTCGCGGCCCTAATCGGTTTCGTGCTGCTGGGTGAAGGTAACTGGGTGCGCCGTATGCTGGCAGCCGTGCTGATGGTCGCTGGTGTCAGCTTCATCGGTATGAACGTTTGA
- a CDS encoding DeoR/GlpR family DNA-binding transcription regulator yields the protein MSHSHRELELLDVLKRLGGSARNSDLAKALDVSEETVRRTVKTLSQTSDVERVRGGAYLAGTQNDPSFFRRISQRTDEKRLIASVVCEVVEDGMTLYLDVGSTTAYVAEDLRLRKNLTVVTNSIGVAQTLVSVNGNRVHLLGGEMQEDDRGTFGHDTYTQVQRFALDMAIFSLDAVSASKGFLYQSSVESQLSAAIAESAGQVLIAFDHGKLGETAPYVGPAAGSVDYVVTDREPEEPFASAFAEWGIQTLIASRKS from the coding sequence ATGTCTCATAGCCATCGCGAACTTGAACTGCTGGACGTTCTGAAACGGCTGGGCGGTTCTGCGCGCAATTCCGATCTGGCAAAGGCGTTGGACGTGTCTGAAGAGACGGTTCGGCGTACGGTGAAAACTCTCTCGCAGACCTCTGATGTTGAGCGTGTGCGGGGTGGGGCTTATCTGGCTGGTACGCAGAATGATCCAAGCTTCTTCCGCCGGATTTCACAGCGCACGGATGAGAAGCGTCTGATCGCTTCTGTTGTGTGTGAGGTGGTGGAAGATGGCATGACCCTTTATCTGGATGTGGGGTCAACCACGGCTTATGTGGCGGAAGATCTGAGGCTACGAAAGAACCTGACGGTTGTGACCAACTCCATCGGTGTCGCGCAGACGCTGGTCAGCGTGAATGGCAACCGGGTGCATTTGCTTGGCGGGGAAATGCAGGAGGATGACCGGGGCACCTTTGGGCATGATACTTACACCCAAGTGCAGCGGTTTGCGCTGGATATGGCGATCTTCAGCCTTGATGCGGTCTCTGCCAGCAAGGGCTTTCTCTATCAAAGCAGCGTGGAGTCTCAACTGAGTGCTGCGATTGCTGAAAGTGCAGGTCAGGTGTTGATCGCCTTTGATCATGGCAAGCTGGGTGAAACAGCGCCGTATGTGGGGCCAGCTGCTGGCAGTGTGGACTATGTGGTGACGGACAGGGAGCCCGAAGAGCCGTTTGCCTCAGCCTTTGCTGAGTGGGGCATCCAGACCTTGATCGCTTCACGAAAAAGCTGA